Part of the Wolbachia endosymbiont (group B) of Eucosma cana genome, AAGCTCGCAAGTATCAAATTTGAATCAGAAGTTGAGCATAGCGTTATCACACAGCAGTTAATGAGCGAAATAGAGTCGATATTAAACCCTGTAGTGCAGCCGCTCATTTTGAATAAAAAACCACACATAATAATGGTGTGCGGAGTGAATGGTAATGGAAAAACTACAACTATAGGTAAACTTGCCTATAAATATAAGGAAAAAGGGAAATCCGTTATGCTTGTTGCGTGCGACACATTCAGAGCTGCTGCGAGTGAGCAATTAAATATTTGGGCAGAACGTTCTGATTGCTCTATTGTTACTGGAGAGCACGGTAGCGATTCTGCAAGTGTGGCATATAGAGCTGTAAGTCAAGCGATAAAAGATAGCGTTGATGTTGTTTTAATTGATACAGCAGGAAGGCTACAAAACAATGTAAATCTCATGCAAGAGCTGTCAAAAATACATAGAACGATAAAGAAATTGGATGATACTGCTCCTCATGATGTTATTTTAGTTCTTGATGGAACTACTGGCCAAAATGCTTATAGCCAATTAGAGGCCTTTAGTAAAATGGTTGGTGTTACCGGGTTAATTGTAACAAAGCTAGATGGTACTGCCAAAGGTGGAGTAGTGATTGGGCTTGCAGAAGCTTATAAGGTGAAATTACACGCTATAGGAATTGGTGAAAGTATAGAAGAACTGAGGGAATTTACTGGCAAAGAGTTTGCTGAAGCGCTGTTTAAATGTGATTGAAGATTTCCTTTAACTTTTTCATATGACCAAGCTTCAATTTTTAGATGGTGTCATTCCAGTACTTCCTATCCGAGTAGCCTTTTCTTGCCATCCCAGTCTGGGATCCAGATTGCAAGTGGGTTGGGTGAGCCGTTAACGTATAAAAATTACTTCCGCATATTTTCAATCTCATTATAATTACAAATAGAGATATTTTAAGAGCTCAAAATCTATCTTTAGTCTGCAGACTTTTTAATCAAACTTATTAAAAAATGTATTCTTCAGTGTATATCTGTCGTATGTGCACTGCATTTTTTTTCTAACTCTTTTTTACACAGGAGGATTTTATGTCCAGAATTCCAGATACTTGACCTTTACTTTAGCTAAAAACCAACTGGTACCTATGGTTTTAGAAAGTGTAGGAAATAGAAACGTTTCTGTTTTTTGAGTAATTAAAAACCACTTCAGCTTGTCACTCATGCCTAAAAAGTTACTATATTAATGTAATATTGATACTTGTATACCAACATAAATATATTTTAAAAATTTAAGGAGTATATTATGACAATGTCTACCACAAATTAGTGAGAAATTAGCAGCTAGCGCAAAAAGTCTCTTTGATGAGAGCGAAAAATTATTGCTTATAGCAGAGGAAATACACAATCAAGATTTAATGTATCTTTAATCACAAAAAAGAAGATATTCTACATCTTCTTTTTTTTATGCGATAATTAGCTACTTGTTTTCGTATTCGTCCAGACAAGGTAGTTATGAGTAAAAACAGCAAATGGTCAGTGCGTGAAACTGGAATCCAGCTAAACACTTTACAATGTTTTTGATGACGAAAAGACTGGATGCCAGTGTCTGGGCACTGGCATGACAGGAGTGTGAGATAAGGCTACATACATACTCCAACAGGTATGATGGTGTCATTCCAGTGCTTGACACTGGAATCCAGAAAAAAAGAAGCCTATGTCACCTACTCAGATGACATTATGGAAGCTGGGATGACATCCTTCCCACAAGCAAAATGTTCAT contains:
- the ftsY gene encoding signal recognition particle-docking protein FtsY, which translates into the protein MSLFSNLYQGLLKTSSRFSDGVKNIFSGKKKLDQSLLDDLEELLISMDIGHKTSRLLIDKLASIKFESEVEHSVITQQLMSEIESILNPVVQPLILNKKPHIIMVCGVNGNGKTTTIGKLAYKYKEKGKSVMLVACDTFRAAASEQLNIWAERSDCSIVTGEHGSDSASVAYRAVSQAIKDSVDVVLIDTAGRLQNNVNLMQELSKIHRTIKKLDDTAPHDVILVLDGTTGQNAYSQLEAFSKMVGVTGLIVTKLDGTAKGGVVIGLAEAYKVKLHAIGIGESIEELREFTGKEFAEALFKCD